From Coffea arabica cultivar ET-39 chromosome 2e, Coffea Arabica ET-39 HiFi, whole genome shotgun sequence, the proteins below share one genomic window:
- the LOC113730146 gene encoding 65-kDa microtubule-associated protein 3 yields MSIVPADPLVQLETTCGTLLYELQIIWDEVGESDTERDKMLLELERECLEVYRRKVDQANKCRAQLRQAIADSEAELAAICSAMGERPVHIRQSDQNPGSLKAELRAILPQLDEMRKRKCERKNQFLEILEQIQKIKCEIYRSTGYPPANTVLDETDLSLRKLEELQTELQALQMEKSERLKKVLDRLNTLNSLCLVLGMDFKETVDEVHPSLGESEGTKNISNDTIEQLAAAIQRLREIKIQRMQRLQDLATSLLELWNLMDTPLEEQQIFQSVTANIAASEDETTEPNMLSVDFIKYVEAEVSRLEELKSSKMKELVLKKRFELEDICRKTHIIPESDSSLDVAIEAIESGAVDASSVLEQIELQISNIKEEAFCRKEILEKVEKWMAACEEECWLEEYNRDDNRYNAGRGAHLTLKRAEKARALVNKLPAMVEALASKITAWENERGTEFSYDGIRLLSMLEEYTILRQEKELERKRQRDQKKLQGQLITEQEALYGSKPSPMKCQSGKKGSRLSCGGGASNRRLSLGGTMLQTPKADLLQPTRATPNTRQAKKIERLHQNDHSNLLKDDGIASLSAGRRGLDIAGLPVKKSSFGESPMVRKPFSPISSTDSSKSNATNILEDLSRKHNDMLQKTLSSNNASFTTPSKIISAVEEENRTPKAKTIPVPATPATVSVPMQTAVTPALFAAPPSNSKPVDDIPEEIEYSFEERRAGFVLPNSSLKTTILV; encoded by the exons ATGTCGATAGTACCCGCTGATCCACTTGTGCAGCTGGAAACTACCTGCGGAACTCTACTATATGAACTGCag ATAATATGGGATGAAGTTGGAGAGTCTGATACTGAAAGGGACAAAATGCTGCTGGAGCTTGAACGAGAATGTCTAGAGGTGTACAGGAGAAAAGTGGACCAGGCAAACAAGTGCAGAGCTCAGCTAAGGCAGGCAATTGCTGATTCTGAAGCTGAGCTAGCAGCTATCTGCTCTGCTATGGGAGAGAGACCTGTGCATATTAGGCAG TCTGATCAAAATCCTGGAAGCTTGAAGGCAGAACTTAGAGCCATTCTCCCACAATTGGATGAAATGCGGAAAAGGAAATGTGAGAGGAAGAATCAGTTCCTTGAAATTTTAGAGCAGATACAGAAGATTAAGTGTGAGATTTACAGGTCAACTGGGTATCCTCCTGCCAACACTGTGTTGGATGAAACTGATTTGTCTTTGCGAAAGCTTGAAGAATTGCAAACAGAGCTGCAGGCActtcaaatggaaaag AGTGAACGTCTAAAGAAAGTACTGGACCGCCTCAACACTTTAAACTCATTGTGCTTGGTGCTTGGTATGGATTTCAAAGAGACTGTTGATGAGGTTCATCCAAGTTTAGGAGAGTCTGAAGGAACAAAAAATATTAGTAATGATACCATTGAGCAGCTAGCTGCAGCTATTCAAAGATTACGAGAGATTAAAATACAGAGGATGCAGAGG TTACAAGACCTTGCCACATCACTGCTGGAGCTGTGGAATTTGATGGATACACCTTTAGAAGAGCAACAAATATTTCAGAGTGTAACTGCTAATATAGCTGCTTCAGAAGATGAAACAACTGAACCTAACATGCTCTCTGTTGACTTCATCAAATAT GTTGAGGCGGAAGTTTCAAGACTGGAAGAACTtaaatcaagcaaaatgaaGGAGCTTGTTCTGAAAAAGAGGTTTGAGCTAGAGGACATCTGTAGGAAAACACATATAATTCCAGAATCAGATAGTTCACTAGACGTTGCAATTGAAGCGATTGAATCTG GTGCTGTTGATGCTTCAAGCGTACTTGAACAAATAGAGCTTCAGATATCTAATATAAAAGAGGAAGCTTTCTGCCGTAAAGAAATACTTGAAAAGGTGGAGAAATGGATGGCCGCATGCGAGGAAGAGTGCTGGCTTGAGGAATATAACAGG GATGATAATCGTTACAATGCTGGAAGAGGCGCTCATCTTACACTCAAGCGTGCTGAGAAAGCCCGTGCCTTGGTTAATAAACTTCCAG CAATGGTGGAGGCATTGGCTTCAAAAATCACAGCATGGGAAAATGAGAGAGGGACTGAATTCTCTTATGATGGC ATTCGTCTTCTTTCTATGCTTGAAGAATATACTATTCTACGCCAAGAGAAAGAGCTAGAGCGCAAAAGACAGAGG GACCAGAAGAAACTTCAGGGACAGTTAATTACAGAGCAGGAGGCACTTTATGGTTCGAAACCTAGCCCAATGAAATGCCAAAGCGGGAAGAAAGGTTCTAGACTGTCATGCGGTGGTGGTGCAAGTAATCGAAGACTCTCCCTAGGAGGAACAATGCTGCAAACTCCAAAGGCAGATTTGCTTCAGCCAACAAGAGCTACTCCTAATACACGTCAGGCTAAGAAAATTGAACGCTTGCATCAGAATGATCATTCAAATCTACTCAAGGACGATGGAATTGCATCATTATCAGCTG GAAGGAGAGGGCTTGACATTGCCGGTCTTCCAGTCAAAAAGAGTTCCTTTGGAGAGTCCCCCATGGTGCGAAAGCCCTTCTCACCCATATCTTCAACGGATTCATCAAAGTCCAATGCAACAAACATTTTGGAAGATCTGAGCAGGAAACATAATGACATGTTGCAGAAAACGCTATCAAGTAACAACGCATCGTTTACTACTCCATCTAAGATCATTTCTGCCGTGGAGGAAGAGAACAGGACTCCAAAAGCTAAGACGATACCTGTACCCGCTACGCCTGCAACTGTATCAGTTCCAATGCAAACGGCTGTAACTCCAGCTCTTTTTGCAGCCCCTCCTTCCAATTCAAAGCCAGTTGACGATATTCCTGAAGAGATTGAATACTCATTTGAGGAGCGAAGAGCTGGATTTGTGCTACCAAATTCATCTCTAAAGACTACTATACTAGTTTGA
- the LOC140037391 gene encoding protein trichome birefringence-like 18 has translation MNSLNRFLAIVLCIKPFFSWNELWFFQVEVPKNRGNRRMQRFYFASTSTTIIRIWSAWLVNQTSEPFDFAPAGVAKLQLDAPDESFMEFITDYDVIVLSSGHWFAKQSVYILQDEIVGGQLWWPDKSKTMKINNIEAFGVSVETALTAMARHPDYTGLTIVRTFSPDHYGGGNWNTGGSCTGKVRPLKDGELVENEFTNVMHQKQVTGFSRAVKKKTNKSKLKLMDISEAFEYRHDGHPGPYRSTDPNKITKRGPDGRPPPQDCLHWCMPGPVDTWNEILFEIIKREL, from the exons ATGAATTCATTGAACAGGTTCTTAG CCATCGTCTTATGTATCAAACCATTTTTCTCTTGGAATGAACTGTGGTTTTTTCAGGTTGAGGTTCCAAAAAATCGAGGAAACAGAAGAATGCAGCGTTTTTATTTTGCGTCAACATCTACAACGATAATTCGGATATGGTCCGCCTGGCTTGTGAATCAAACATCCGAGCCATTCGATTTTGCTCCAGCCGGAGTGGCCAAGCTGCAGCTTGATGCTCCTGATGAAAGCTTCATGGAATTCATCACCGATTACGACGTAATCGTCCTCTCCTCTGGACACTGGTTTGCAAAGCAGTCGGTCTATATCTTGCAGGATGAGATAGTTGGAGGACAATTGTGGTGGCCAGACAAGTCTAAGACAATGAAAATTAACAACATAGAAGCTTTCGGTGTATCAGTTGAAACGGCTCTAACTGCCATGGCAAGGCATCCAGATTACACTGGTCTAACAATCGTGCGTACCTTTTCGCCTGATCATTATGGAGGAGGAAACTGGAATACAGGGGGATCCTGCACAGGAAAAGTAAGGCCTCTCAAGGATGGTGAATTGGTTGAAAATGAATTCACCAACGTAATGCATCAGAAACAGGTCACGGGGTTCAGCCGCGCAGTCAAGAAGAAGACCAACAAATCAAAGTTGAAACTCATGGACATTTCCGAAGCTTTTGAGTATCGGCATGATGGGCATCCAGGTCCATATAGAAGCACTGACCCCAACAAAATCACAAAAAGAGGACCGGATGGGAGGCCGCCGCCACAGGATTGCTTGCATTGGTGCATGCCAGGTCCAGTTGATACCTGGAATGAAATTTTATTCGAAATCATAAAAAGAGAGCTTTGA
- the LOC113733427 gene encoding uncharacterized protein, with protein sequence MASGSRKKTAAMAYPKTLLSIVASLGGLAIFLILASSSLISEPFRSGGIVNLIGTASDEIVVDFSRRGYVSSSILRSTRDGDDFQESDGGFGDSRKAKSISQDNRGNDLIKNQPTLSGDKNELIDSRQQQEVGKDLAEPPAGFGSRDATAQLKQSHAAQQEKGIEDSSFSTGGDGVQIALSLSSNLSNTSNLQMDSKTSTQLPSLGSSLKDVNPSPPMFTNSSPGSSVDSGCDLYHGKWVYDSGGPLYKNDSCPVQTQTQNCQGNGRPDKEYEHWRWKPTECDLPRFDARRFLELMKGKTIAFIGDSIARNQMESMLCILWQASQSNALCFDSTVIGLETSLIELLEQ encoded by the exons ATGGCTTCAGGTTCACGTAAAAAGACGGCGGCAATGGCCTACCCAAAGACTCTTTTATCTATCGTAGCTTCACTCGGAGGCCTAGCCATTTTCTTGATTCTTGCTTCATCATCTTTAATATCAGAACCATTCAGGTCTGGAGGAATTGTCAACTTAATTGGGACTGCTTCTGATGAAATTGTCGTGGATTTTAGCCGTCGCGGTTATGTCAGCAGCAGTATCCTTAGGAGCACGAGAGATGGGGATGATTTTCAAGAATCagatggcggatttggtgattcAAGAAAAGCGAAATCAATTTCGCAGGACAACAGGGGTAATGATCTTATCAAGAACCAGCCTACTCTGTCTGGAGATAAGAACGAATTGATTGATTCAAGGCAGCAGCAAGAAGTTGGAAAAGATTTGGCAGAGCCTCCTGCAGGTTTTGGATCGAGGGATGCAACGGCTCAACTAAAGCAATCCCATGCGGCACAACAGGAGAAGGGGATTGAAGATTCGTCTTTCTCAACTGGCGGAGATGGTGTTCAAATTGCTCTATCTCTTTCATCAAATCTTTCCAACACCTCCAACCTGCAGATGgattcaaaaacatcaactcaACTTCCCTCACTTGGTTCCAGTTTAAAGGATGTGAATCCTTCACCTCCCATGTTCACCAATTCAAGTCCGGGTAGTTCAGTCGATTCAG GATGTGATTTATACCATGGAAAATGGGTTTATGATTCAGGCGGACCTTTGTACAAAAATGATTCTTGTCCTGTCCAGACGCAGACACAAAATTGCCAGGGAAATGGAAGACCTGACAAGGAATATGAGCATTGGCGCTGGAAACCGACTGAGTGTGACCTGCCTCGATTTGATGCCAGGAGATTCCTTGAGCTAATGAAGGGAAAAACCATAGCTTTTATTGGAGATTCAATCGCTCGAAATCAAATGGAGTCAATGCTCTGTATTCTTTGGCAGGCAAGTCAGTCAAATGCTCTCTGTTTTGACTCCACGGTAATAGGTCTTGAAACCTCTTTAATTGAGTTACTGGAGCAATAG